Proteins encoded together in one Quercus lobata isolate SW786 chromosome 3, ValleyOak3.0 Primary Assembly, whole genome shotgun sequence window:
- the LOC115979283 gene encoding uncharacterized protein LOC115979283 codes for MSDSGGGGGGGGRKWWKIAVVVIAAIGVRELNKRYGWDKEGAMKVLGEWSDRMGVWAMPAYVGVHTLTLALCLPYAVFMEATASLIFGFFPAVVCVFSAKVLGASLSFWIGRLVFRSSSSAKEWVQKNKYFHILSKGVERDGWKFVLLARFSPMPSYVINYALAATRVGFIVDFLLPTVIGCLPMIMQNTSIGSLAGAAVASASGSQKSQVWSYLFPALGIISSIFISLRIRKYSTDISLAEVSPSEHVHDSKNDGSSQNLSGELGSEGLKKNQ; via the exons atgagtGATAgcggtggcggtggcggtggcggtggaCGTAAATGGTGGAAAATAGCGGTGGTGGTAATAGCAGCAATAGGAGTGAGGGAGCTGAACAAAAGGTACGGATGGGACAAGGAAGGAGCAATGAAGGTGTTAGGAGAATGGTCGGATCGCATGGGTGTGTGGGCCATGCCCGCATACGTTGGGGTCCACACTCTCACTCTGGCGCTGTGCTTGCCTTACGCTGTTTTCATGGAGGCCACTGCTTCTCTAATCTTCGGCTTCTTCCCTGCTGTTGTCTGCGTCTTCTCCGCTAAGGTCCTCGGCGCTTCCCTCTCCTTCTGGATCGGAAG GTTAGTATTCAGGAGCTCAAGTTCAGCAAAAGAATGGGTCCAGAAAAACAAGTACTTCCATATCCTTTCCAAAGGAGTTGAGCGTGATGGTTGGAAATTTGTCCTCCTTGCTCGCTTCTCACCCATGCCCTCATATGTCATAAATTATGCCCTTGCTGCCACCAGAGTTGGGTTCATTGTGGATTTTCTTCTGCCAACAGTGATTGGATGCCTGCCAATGATCATGCAGAACACATCCATTGGCAGCCTTGCTGGTGCCGCTGTTGCTTCGGCATCTGGTTCTCAGAAATCTCAGGTTTGGTCATACCTTTTTCCTGCACTTGGGATCATATCAAGCATTTTTATTTCCTTGAGAATCAGAAAGTACTCTACTGATATCTCATTGGCTGAAGTGTCTCCCAGTGAGCATGTTCATGACTCTAAAAATGATGGCTCATCGCAAAACTTGTCTGGTGAGCTAGGAAGTGAAGGCCtgaaaaagaatcaatga